The Proteiniphilum propionicum genome contains the following window.
AAAGTGTGCATAATATCGTTGAAGGCCCTGTAACGGATATGGTTCCCGGGTCAATATTGCAGACACATTCGGAAGTTAAGCTGTTTGTTGATCTGGCAGCTGCCTCTGACCTTACACGCATAAGCCATCCATGGCTTGTAACCAACTGCGATTGGACAAACAAACTTATCCGGAGGGCTATTGTTTGGCTCTGTGGCGTTGTTGACAAGCCCATTCTGAAGCTAACTAACAAGGATTACAATGATAACGGTTTGAGCGAACTAATTACACTATACGGATCGGCATATAATGTTAACATTAAAATATTCAATGAATTACAGCATACAATTACAGGGTGGCCCGGAGGTAAACCCGATGCCGATGATACTTATCGTCCCGAAAGGGCAAAGCCATATCCGAAAAAAGTTATAATCTTCAGCCCACACCCAGATGATGATGTGATCTCTATGGGAGGCACATTTCAGAGGCTTGTCAATCAGGGGCACGAAGTACATGTCGCTTACCAGACATCGGGGAATATTGCTGTGGGGGACGAAGAGGTGATCCGCTATATCTCTGTATTGAAAAGTATGCGCAAAAAATTTGATCCCGGCAACAAAGGATTACTGGAGAAATACGAGGGTATCCGACAATATCTGATGCACGAAAAAGCAAAAGAAGATCAGGATACCCCCGATATTCTGTTTATAAAAGGAAGAATCCGTCGAGAAGAAGCACGTTCTGCCGATAGGTATGTGGGGCTTTCTGAAGAGAATGTTCATTTTCTGGACCTTCCTTTTTACGAAACCGGAAAAGTTAAAAAGAACCCTATCTCCGAAAAGGATGTGAACATTGTGAAAGATTTCATTCAAACCATAAAACCGCATCAGATATATGTTGCCGGCGACCTTGCCGATCCGCATGGTACACATAAGGTGTGCCTCGATGCCATTCTGGCTTCCATTGACATACTAAAAGAGGAAGAATGGTTTAATGACTGCCGTGTATGGATGTACCGTGGTGCATGGATGGAGTGGGAGATAGCCCATATTGAAATGGCAGTACCCCTTTCACCTGAGGAGCTCAGACAGAAAAGGAACGCTATACTTAAACATCAGTCGCAGATGGAGAGTGCACCTTTCCTTGGGGACGATGAGAGGTTGTTCTGGCAACGCTCAGAAGAGCGTAACCGTGCTACTGCCGAAATGTACTGGAAGCTTGGACTGGCGTCATATGAAGCGATAGAGGCATTTGTTGAGTACATTCCGGTACAATGATGTAAAAAGACCCTTTTGGTTATTATTGATATAATGAGCTGCCCGGAAAGCCAGGCAGCTCATTTAGTTGGTGCCTGATATACTTATGGCTACTCTAATACATTGTACATGCTGGTATTGATCTGTGGTATTTTGTTGCTGAGATCCACAGAACAAAAAGGTTATCAATATTATACATATGATAGCTGTTTTGAACTGACAGGGAAGAATATTATATATTTATGTCGATATTTTAAAAAAAAAGTCGTATATTGTGGCCTTTTCTAAAATAACACATGTCGAAAGAAAAATTCCATATTGAGTTTTTGATGGGCAATGCAACTCAGAGCAGTTTGTGGCGTATGATCAGCCAGATTGATGGCCTTTCGGAATGGTTTGCAGATGAAGTGTCAATGGATGAGACAGAAACCATTTACACCTTCACGTGGGGGAAATCATCAAACCAGGCTATGATTTTGAATCAGAAGCCACAGTCAAGTATTCGTTACAGATGGATTGACGAAGGTGAGGAGAACTATTATTTTGAGTTTTTACTTCGTAAACTTGAACTATCAGGTGATGTTACACTGGAGGTTACAGATTTTGCCGATCCGGGTGAAAAAGGAGATGCTATTACTTTATGGGAGTCGCAGATAGATGAGTTGAAGCGAAGATTAGGCATCTGACAGTTTGTGGTTGCAATATAGTTACTCGCTTTAATCAACTTTACATTTTTGAACTGCATTTGTACGTTTGATTTT
Protein-coding sequences here:
- a CDS encoding START-like domain-containing protein, with product MSKEKFHIEFLMGNATQSSLWRMISQIDGLSEWFADEVSMDETETIYTFTWGKSSNQAMILNQKPQSSIRYRWIDEGEENYYFEFLLRKLELSGDVTLEVTDFADPGEKGDAITLWESQIDELKRRLGI
- a CDS encoding glucosamine-6-phosphate deaminase; amino-acid sequence: MRLDLSSHITLEGVPKKYYRPENDYEEYNLSRYEKLPLAIYEETNKAAKKIANDIVKEMLKLKQTGKQFVLGISGGSSPLPVYEELVRQHREENLSFSNLVVFNTYEFYPVMDFAYSNLQMLKDFFLNRIDIKPENIFSPDATIEKDLIAENCEVFEKDLQRMGGLDYLLLGLGSKGNLAFNMPGSSLHSQTRLVMLDGDSRKDIARNFGSLDKVPVSAITMGLSDMMEARKITLVAWGEQKAESVHNIVEGPVTDMVPGSILQTHSEVKLFVDLAAASDLTRISHPWLVTNCDWTNKLIRRAIVWLCGVVDKPILKLTNKDYNDNGLSELITLYGSAYNVNIKIFNELQHTITGWPGGKPDADDTYRPERAKPYPKKVIIFSPHPDDDVISMGGTFQRLVNQGHEVHVAYQTSGNIAVGDEEVIRYISVLKSMRKKFDPGNKGLLEKYEGIRQYLMHEKAKEDQDTPDILFIKGRIRREEARSADRYVGLSEENVHFLDLPFYETGKVKKNPISEKDVNIVKDFIQTIKPHQIYVAGDLADPHGTHKVCLDAILASIDILKEEEWFNDCRVWMYRGAWMEWEIAHIEMAVPLSPEELRQKRNAILKHQSQMESAPFLGDDERLFWQRSEERNRATAEMYWKLGLASYEAIEAFVEYIPVQ